One region of Dehalococcoidia bacterium genomic DNA includes:
- a CDS encoding IS5/IS1182 family transposase produces KHLWGYRKVRYKGLLKNASQVFSLFALANLYMVRKDLLMIRG; encoded by the coding sequence AAGCATCTTTGGGGTTACCGGAAGGTGAGATACAAAGGGCTCCTCAAGAATGCCTCCCAAGTGTTCAGCCTGTTTGCCCTGGCCAACCTATACATGGTTCGCAAGGACTTGCTGATGATTAGGGGGTAG